The proteins below come from a single Papaver somniferum cultivar HN1 chromosome 11, ASM357369v1, whole genome shotgun sequence genomic window:
- the LOC113321057 gene encoding protein SRG1-like isoform X2 codes for MMSSFGSSPIVVPSSVHELVQENITEIPNRYIHDHNEDHISDDSTANYSIPVIDVEGLLSGESVLADSELQKLHSACQHWGFFQVVNHGISSLVIEKLKSEIRNLFELPLEDKKKMWQQPGDKEGFGQHFVASDDQKLDWSDMFYITALPIKMRKPHFFARIPLLLREAVETYSLGLKNLTMILLGKMAKALNMDADEMEGLFNDCLQTMRLNYYLPCPKSNQVIGLSPHSDAAALSIVLQLNETEGLQIRKDGKWVTVKPIPGALIVNLGDMMEILSNGAYTSIEHRVMVNPTLERLSIATFHATNPDAEFGPALSLIDHPHKPSLYRRETLKKYCQNFFAHKHNGKSTNLEFMRIQNVDQFS; via the exons ATGATGAGCAGCTTTGGAAGTTCACCTATAGTCGTGCCTTCTTCGGTGCATGAGTTGGTTCAAGAAAACATCACTGAGATCCCGAATCGATACATCCATGATCATAATGAAGATCACATATCTGATGACTCTACGGCTAACTACAGTATACCTGTTATCGACGTAGAAGGCCTACTCTCTGGAGAATCAGTATTAGCAGATTCTGAATTACAAAAACTTCATTCTGCTTGCCAACACTGGGGCTTCTTTCAG gtggtaaaccatggaattaGCTCTCTAGTGATTGAGAAATTAAAGTCGGAAATACGCAATTTGTTTGAACTTCCATTAGAGGATAAAAAGAAGATGTGGCAGCAACCAGGAGATAAGGAGGGATTTGGGCAACACTTTGTGGCTTCAGATGACCAGAAACTTGATTGGTCAGACATGTTTTACATAACAGCTCTACCAATTAAAATGAGAAAGCCTCATTTTTTCGCCAGGATCCCACTACTACTAAG GGAGGCGGTGGAAACTTACTCTTTGGGTTTAAAAAACCTTACAATGATTCTACTAGGAAAAATGGCTAAAGCTCTAAACATGGATGCTGATGAGATGGAAGGGTTATTCAATGATTGTTTGCAAACAATGAGATTGAATTACTATCTTCCTTGTCCAAAGTCCAACCAGGTCATAGGTTTATCACCACACTCAGATGCTGCTGCTTTGTCGATTGTCCTTCAGCTCAACGAAACTGAAGGCCTTCAGATTCGTAAAGACGGAAAATGGGTTACTGTAAAACCCATCCCTGGTGCACTTATAGTCAATCTCGGAGACATGATGGAG ATTCTGAGCAATGGTGCCTATACAAGTATCGAGCATAGAGTAATGGTGAACCCAACACTAGAGAGGCTTTCAATCGCCACATTCCATGCGACCAATCCAGATGCAGAATTCGGCCCTGCACTTAGCTTGATTGATCATCCACATAAACCATCATTATACCGAAGAGAGACTTTGAAGAAATACTGTCAAAACTTCTTTGCCCACAAACATAATGGGAAATCCACTAACCTAGAATTCATGAGGATTCAAAATGTCGATCAGTTTAGTTGA
- the LOC113321057 gene encoding protein SRG1-like isoform X1, with protein sequence MMSSFGSSPIVVPSSVHELVQENITEIPNRYIHDHNEDHISDDSTANYSIPVIDVEGLLSGESVLADSELQKLHSACQHWGFFQVVNHGISSLVIEKLKSEIRNLFELPLEDKKKMWQQPGDKEGFGQHFVASDDQKLDWSDMFYITALPIKMRKPHFFARIPLLLREAVETYSLGLKNLTMILLGKMAKALNMDADEMEGLFNDCLQTMRLNYYLPCPKSNQVIGLSPHSDAAALSIVLQLNETEGLQIRKDGKWVTVKPIPGALIVNLGDMMEQILSNGAYTSIEHRVMVNPTLERLSIATFHATNPDAEFGPALSLIDHPHKPSLYRRETLKKYCQNFFAHKHNGKSTNLEFMRIQNVDQFS encoded by the exons ATGATGAGCAGCTTTGGAAGTTCACCTATAGTCGTGCCTTCTTCGGTGCATGAGTTGGTTCAAGAAAACATCACTGAGATCCCGAATCGATACATCCATGATCATAATGAAGATCACATATCTGATGACTCTACGGCTAACTACAGTATACCTGTTATCGACGTAGAAGGCCTACTCTCTGGAGAATCAGTATTAGCAGATTCTGAATTACAAAAACTTCATTCTGCTTGCCAACACTGGGGCTTCTTTCAG gtggtaaaccatggaattaGCTCTCTAGTGATTGAGAAATTAAAGTCGGAAATACGCAATTTGTTTGAACTTCCATTAGAGGATAAAAAGAAGATGTGGCAGCAACCAGGAGATAAGGAGGGATTTGGGCAACACTTTGTGGCTTCAGATGACCAGAAACTTGATTGGTCAGACATGTTTTACATAACAGCTCTACCAATTAAAATGAGAAAGCCTCATTTTTTCGCCAGGATCCCACTACTACTAAG GGAGGCGGTGGAAACTTACTCTTTGGGTTTAAAAAACCTTACAATGATTCTACTAGGAAAAATGGCTAAAGCTCTAAACATGGATGCTGATGAGATGGAAGGGTTATTCAATGATTGTTTGCAAACAATGAGATTGAATTACTATCTTCCTTGTCCAAAGTCCAACCAGGTCATAGGTTTATCACCACACTCAGATGCTGCTGCTTTGTCGATTGTCCTTCAGCTCAACGAAACTGAAGGCCTTCAGATTCGTAAAGACGGAAAATGGGTTACTGTAAAACCCATCCCTGGTGCACTTATAGTCAATCTCGGAGACATGATGGAG CAGATTCTGAGCAATGGTGCCTATACAAGTATCGAGCATAGAGTAATGGTGAACCCAACACTAGAGAGGCTTTCAATCGCCACATTCCATGCGACCAATCCAGATGCAGAATTCGGCCCTGCACTTAGCTTGATTGATCATCCACATAAACCATCATTATACCGAAGAGAGACTTTGAAGAAATACTGTCAAAACTTCTTTGCCCACAAACATAATGGGAAATCCACTAACCTAGAATTCATGAGGATTCAAAATGTCGATCAGTTTAGTTGA